The window TCCGGTGAATCTAATGGAGTAAGAGAAAGTTTTCTATTGGCAGCAATGGTAATCAGTGAGACCTTTTGGGTTGACATTCCACTAGAACGATCAGTTATATTTAACGTGACTGAATATTCTCCTTGAGCAGCCTCTGCAGAAATACGCAAGGGAACAAGATATACGGAAGTTTCCTGTGATGGAAGCTGAAAATCTCCTTTTTCTAAGATAGGAGTGATAAGCGGACTTGAAGTGATAACTGAGATATCATATACCTTATTTTCAGACGAGTTGTTTTCCAGACTGAAAGGAACAGAAGTAGATGTTCCCGGTATTAAGCTATCCTTTTTACTCGCCAATCGGTTGATTGACTGTTGAGAAAAAGTAAATAACGGGAATAGGATAACAATAAATAATGTCCAGGTTTTAATCATTTTTTACTTCTAGTTCCACATTGATCGCAAAGGCGTTCTCATCTTCATCCGTTGCTATTACAGTAGCTTTGTACTGAGCAGGTGGCACTTTACTGATATCAATGTAAAAAGTTTTGGAAGTAGAAGGTAGTAACCCCATTGTTAAACTTGAGAAGGTTCCTACCTTATCTCCGGTTTTACGATTATAAATCTCAATGGATGCTGTTGATTTGCAATAGAGATTTCCATGATTGGCTATTGCCATTTTTACAGTTTGTTTTCCTTCTTCTTTTTCTACTTTGATATTTTCGAATATAAGGTCCGGTTTGGCCTTTTCCGTGTCGTAATCTGTAATGACCTGAATAGCATACCGGATTACAGAGGTAATGCTTACACCAGGTTGCTTGTCGCTTGGTTTTATCTCGTCTACAGGCTCTACAATGATGACACTCCAATAGCTTCCGGGATCTATAGCTTGATTGGGAACAGTAACTTCATAAAACACTTCTGTTTTTTCTTTACCTTTCAGGGTGACCAGATTGGTGTTCAGTTTTATCCAATCTGCATTAGTTCTTTTCTGAGTATGCAATTCCGTATAATTAATGGTACCATCAGCATGGTAAGAAAAATCCTGCAAAAATAATTTTACATTTTGTGGGCTGCTGCTCGTATTCTCAATCGCAATTTTCCCTTTGTAAACTTTTCCGTTTTCTATTTTGTAGGAATGCGTAAGCCCGTTAAGAACCACAATGCCGGCATGTAAAAAGCTGAACTGCAAAATCATAGTGATTAACAAAAGAATACGATTAATGATCATATAAAATGTTGGTTTATAATTAATAATATAAAAACAGGAAGAAACTGGAATACAATTTCTTCTTGTTTTTTGAAATACAGAATTGAATATTTAGAGTTCTAGTTGTCTACTAAGGTATAGGTAACAGTAGCCATAGTAGATGCTTTTACCGTTAAATCTGAATAATTGGCTACGCCACCAGGGCCACTTCCTGCAGCAAGGGCATACGTAAGATTATGTCCATTATTAGCACCATTGCCTGTATAAGCACTTCCAATACCGGAAATAAGGGTCTGGTCAGCACCACTTAAAGTTAAAAGCCCAGCGGTTGTTCCTACACCTCCTCCTCCTGCTCCTGTAGCAGAAGCGGCTGTTACTTGCACATCTATTCCGGGAATAACAGCATTAAGTTTTACAGTTACACTACGGGAAGGTTTAGCATCGGACTTGATAGTAGAATAATTAAGCCATAAAGTATTGTTGGCTGCACTAGGTACAATAGCGTTACCTGCCTCAGTAGGAGCAGTAAATCCTAACGTGATATTTTTTGTAGCAGCAGGTTCAATATCTACAAGGGCAACATCCGGAACCGAAATGGTAATCGTATGGCTGTCTGTATTGGAATCCTGAGCTCTTAAATTTCCGGATATGGCAGCTGTAAATAAAGACATTGCTACCGTTAATTTTAATTTATTCATGATCTTAATTATTAGTAGAGTGAAAATAATAAAAATCAACTAATTATGAAATAAATATATGATAATTTTCATATTGTTAAATATTTCTCTATTGTAATGTGATATGATTGAAAAATATTTCACCTTTAGCGTACAAAAAATCCTGCACATTTGTACAGGATTTACAATGTTTTGATAAGAATATTGCTTTATGCCCAGTGTGGATCTGAAACAGAAACTTTTCCTGTTTCTATTCTTCCTGCAAAGTGCCAGATATGTTCACCTGAGGTTATTTTTAAGTCATACCAGCCTTTGAATGAGGTAAGATCAATCACTATTTTCTCTTCCGGTTTCTGAATAGCAACTGTTTTTTTGCTTTTTTCATACAGATTTTCAAAAGTAATACTTCCTTTTTTCCCATTTTTAATGATCAGTTCAACCTGATTTTTTGATGGATTATTGATTAAAGTAATGTTTGATTCCGGAATATTATTTCCTTTAAATTTTCGGAAAAAGCCATTAGGCCCAAACACTTCATAATCATAGTTTCCTGATTGTACCGCCGGATGGGATAGTTCCTTCCTGGAATATAATGTATAGGAGAAATAATAATTACTGGTATTGATAAATTGTGTTCTGTCATAAAGATGCAGGGGAACACCATTTTCCTTTAAATTGGTCATTGTAATCTTACCTTCATCCAAATTTACCTGAAAGTTGTATGGAAGAGGATTGGAAGGCTTCATTCCCTTTTCCTGAATTTCTAGTAAATCTTTGTTCAGCTCATTCTCAGTATACCATTTCAATTGGGGGACAGGTTTATTTTTAGCTGCATTGATTGTTTTAGCATAATCTTTCTGATCCAGGTAATTCATTTGTGGAGCCTTGATATT of the Chryseobacterium capnotolerans genome contains:
- a CDS encoding WxL protein host-binding domain-containing protein, yielding MIINRILLLITMILQFSFLHAGIVVLNGLTHSYKIENGKVYKGKIAIENTSSSPQNVKLFLQDFSYHADGTINYTELHTQKRTNADWIKLNTNLVTLKGKEKTEVFYEVTVPNQAIDPGSYWSVIIVEPVDEIKPSDKQPGVSITSVIRYAIQVITDYDTEKAKPDLIFENIKVEKEEGKQTVKMAIANHGNLYCKSTASIEIYNRKTGDKVGTFSSLTMGLLPSTSKTFYIDISKVPPAQYKATVIATDEDENAFAINVELEVKND